The following are encoded together in the Phaseolus vulgaris cultivar G19833 chromosome 9, P. vulgaris v2.0, whole genome shotgun sequence genome:
- the LOC137821178 gene encoding cycloeucalenol cycloisomerase, translating to MTASVSPSLWLAPNPSKRWGELFFLLYTPFWLTLCLGIVIPFNLYEKFTELEYLLIGLVSAVPAFVIPMLCVGKADRSIPWKDRYWVKASLWIIIFSYVGNYFWTHYFFTVLGASYTFPSWKMNNVPHTTFLLTHVCFLFYHVSSNMTLRRLRHFIADLPEKIQWATEAAWILALAYFIAYLETLAISNFPYYQFVDRDSMYKVGSLFYAIYFIVSFPMFLRVDEKPGDKWDLPRVAVDALGAAMLVTIILDLWRIFLGPIVLIPDAKQCPQVGLPWITGHANLT from the exons ATGACTG CTTCTGTTTCTCCTAGCCTGTGGCTGGCTCCAAACCCGAGCAAGAGATGGGGTGAACTCTTCTTCCTTCTCTACACCCCCTTTTGGCTCACCCTCTGTCTCGGCATTGTTATTCCCTTCAATCTTTATGAG AAATTCACAGAATTGGAGTACTTGCTTATCGGATTGGTTTCGGCTGTTCCTGCTTTCGTCATTCCAATGCTGTGTGTTGGAAAG GCAGATAGAAGCATTCCATGGAAGGATCGTTATTGGGTCAAG GCTAGTCTCTGGATAATAATCTTCAGTTATGTTGGAAATTATTTCTGGACTCATTATTTTTTCACAGTTCTTGGTGCATCTTATACCTTTCCATCATGGAAAATGAACAAT GTACCGCACACAACGTTCCTGCTCACTCATGTTTGCTTCCTGTTTTATCATGTTTCATCAAACATGACACTGCGGCGGTTACGGCATTTTATTGCTGATTTGCCAGAAAAAATTCAATGGGCTACTGAAGCTGCATGGATTCTTGCGCTTGCTTATTTTATAGCATACCTGGAGACTCTGGCTATCTCTAAT TTCCCTTATTATCAATTTGTGGATCGGGACTCTATGTATAAAGTTGGATCTCTGTTTTATGCCATATACTTTATTGTGAGCTTCCCAATGTTTTTAAG GGTAGATGAGAAACCTGGCGATAAATGGGACTTGCCTAGAGTGGCTGTTGATGCTTTAGGTGCTGCAATGCTGGTCACAATAATACTTGATTTGTGGCGCATCTTTCTGGGACCTATTGTTCTGATCCCAGATGCAAAACAGTGTCCTCAAGTAGGATTACCTTGGATTACAGGACACGCCAATCTCACATGA
- the LOC137820882 gene encoding probable inactive leucine-rich repeat receptor-like protein kinase At3g03770 produces the protein MGFHDFVLLFCSVWCVFFVGSCSSQLQSSQTQVLLQLKKHLEYPRQLEIWRDRWTDLCSISSSGQVNVTCKDNFVTELSILGDKPTKGRDFDGFAIPNQTLSDIFSMDSFVATLARLTGLRVLSLVSLGMWGPLPDRIHRLYALEHLDLSSNYLYGSIPPKICTMVNLQTLGLGDNFFNGTIPNLFNSSSNLSVLSLRNNRLKGPFPPSILSVTSLKDIDMSSNQISGILQDFSALSSLEQLDLRENKLESFLPAMPKGLISLFFSRNSFSGEIPKRYGQLNGLQKLDVSFNALTGTAPAELFSLPNISYLNLASNLLTGPLQSHLRCSSQLTFVDLSYNRLVGDLPSSLSTRSETRVVMSDGNCLSGSVQHQHAVSYCTEPHVKKKSYRVGIFVGVIVGILLISVVLALAIVITCKKCFLRGVSEKHLLHKTVQDSSYEPGFSSELVTNARYISETAKLGREDLPTCRSYSLEELKEATNNFENSTFMGENIYGKLYRGKLESGIQIVIRSLPVSKKYSVRNFKLRLDLLAKLRHPHLVSLLGHCIDGVVGENNETNVFLIYEYVPNGTFQIYLSGDSPGKVFNWSERLSVLINIAKAVHFLHTGMIPGFFKNRLKTNNILLNENWMAKLSDYGLSIISEEADACGVKGESPNSWQMKMLEDDVYSFGFILLEALAGPSVSAKREAVVLNVMASFNSEDGWKQIVDPVVQATCSKESLFVVISITNKCISPESWNRPSIEDVLWNLQYASQIQATADGDHRI, from the exons ATGGGGTTTCATGACTTTGTTTTGCTATTTTGTTCAGTTTGGTGTGTCTTTTTTGTGGGTAGTTGCAGTTCTCAGTTGCAGTCCTCTCAGACCCAAGTGCTTCTCCAGTTGAAAAAGCACTTGGAGTACCCAAGACAATTGGAAATATGGAGAGATCGTTGGACAGATCTTTGCTCTATTTCTTCTTCTGGGCAAGTGAATGTCACATGCAAGGACAATTTTGTCACTGAGCTCTCCATCTTGGGTGATAAGCCAACCAAGGGTAGAGATTTTGATGGGTTTGCCATTCCTAATCAAACACTATCAGATATCTTCTCCATGGACTCTTTTGTGGCTACTCTGGCAAGGTTAACTGGCCTGAGAGTCCTTAGTCTTGTGTCTTTGGGCATGTGGGGACCACTGCCTGATAGAATTCACAGACTTTATGCACTTGAACATTTGGACTTGAGTTCCAATTATCTTTATGGATCAATCCCTCCAAAGATTTGCACAATGGTGAACCTTCAAACTCTTGGATTGGGTGATAACTTCTTCAATGGTACAATCCCAAACTTGTTCAATTCATCAAGCAATCTCTCAGTTCTTAGTTTGAGGAATAACAGGTTGAAGGGTCCATTTCCACCTTCAATCCTTAGTGTCACCTCTTTAAAAGACATTGACATGTCAAGCAATCAAATATCAGGGATCCTGCAAGATTTTAGTGCTTTGAGTAGTTTGGAACAGCTAGATTTAAGAGAAAACAAATTAGAGTCTTTCCTGCCAGCAATGCCAAAAGGGTTGATTAGTCTTTTCTTCAGCAGAAATTCCTTCTCAGGTGAAATTCCCAAGCGCTATGGTCAACTTAACGGGCTTCAGAAGCTAGATGTTTCCTTCAATGCACTCACTGGCACTGCTCCTGCTGAACTTTTCTCTTTGCCCAACATCAGTTACTTGAATTTGGCTTCCAACTTGTTGACTGGACCATTGCAAAGTCACCTAAGATGTAGCAGCCAACTTACATTTGTTGACTTATCATACAATAGGTTAGTGGGGGACTTACCTTCTTCTCTGAGCACTAGATCAGAAACTAGAGTTGTTATGAGTGATGGAAACTGTTTATCTGGGAGTGTGCAGCATCAGCATGCAGTATCCTACTGCACAGAACCTCATGTGAAGAAGAAATCATATAGAGTTGGAATTTTTGTTGGTGTCATTGTAGGAATTCTTTTAATCTCTGTGGTCTTGGCTTTGGCCATTGTTATAACTTGTAAGAAGTGCTTCCTTCGAGGTGTGTCAGAGAAGCACCTATTGCATAAAACTGTTCAAGATAGCAGCTACGAGCCAGGGTTCTCCTCTGAGCTTGTCACAAATGCAA GGTATATTTCTGAAACTGCCAAGTTAGGCAGAGAAGACCTCCCCACATGTAGGTCGTATTCTTTGGAAGAGCTAAAGGAAGCCACAAATAACTTTGAGAACTCTACTTTTATGGGTGAAAATATATATGGGAAG CTTTACAGAGGAAAACTGGAGAGTGGGATACAGATTGTAATAAGGTCCTTGCCTGTGTCAAAAaagtattcagttagaaatttCAAACTGAGGTTGGATTTGCTTGCAAAGCTCCGTCACCCTCATTTGGTATCCCTCCTAGGTCACTGCATTGATGGTGTTGTAGGAGAGAATAATGAGACAAATGTCTTTCTCATTTATGAGTATGTGCCAAATGGGACTTTTCAAATTTATCTCTCTG GAGACAGTCCTGGCAAGGTTTTCAATTGGTCAGAGCGATTGTCAGTACTAATTAACATTGCTAAGGCTGTCCACTTCCTACACACTGGCATGATACCTGGTTTCTTCAAAAATCGACTTAAGACCAACAATATCTTGCTGAATGAGAATTGGATGGCAAAGTTGAGTGACTATGGATTGTCCATTATATCAGAAGAAGCTGATGCATGTGGG gTAAAAGGAGAAAGTCCTAATTCGTG GCAAATGAAAATGTTAGAGGATGATGTTTATAGCTTTGGATTCATACTACTGGAGGCACTGGCTGGACCTTCAGTATCAGCTAAAAGAGAAGCAGTTGTGCTGAATGTAATG GCATCTTTCAATAGTGAGGATGGTTGGAAACAGATTGTGGACCCAGTTGTGCAAGCTACTTGCTCAAAAGAATCTCTTTTTGTTGTGATTTCCATAACAAATAAATGTATATCTCCTGAGTCATGGAACCGACCATCCATTGAGGATGTCCTTTGGAACCTTCAGTATGCTTCTCAAATTCAGGCAACAGCTGATGGGGATCACAGAATTTGA